The following coding sequences lie in one Bacteroides helcogenes P 36-108 genomic window:
- a CDS encoding MATE family efflux transporter: MRTFYESYKRHYKALFLLGLPIVIGQVGVIVLGFADTLMIGHHSTEELAAASFVNNVFTLCIIFSTGFSYGLTPVVGGFYGNRRFAEAGQALRSSLVANVLVALLLTFIMTAVYFNVDRLGQPEELMPLIRPYFLVLLASLVFVMLFNGFKQFTDGITDTKTAMWILLGGNALNIAGNYILINGKLGFPELGLLGAGISTLFSRIVMVVVFALIVLRGRRFIRYRIGFFRLGWSQPLFRQLNALGWPVGLQMGMETASFSLSAIMVGWLGTIALASHQVMLTISQFTFMMYYGMGAAVAVRVSNFKGQGDMQNARRSAFAGFHLMLCMEMVLLSIVFSLRDQMGGWFTDSAEVTAAVSALFFPFLIYQFGDGLQINFANALRGISDVKPMMVIAFISYFIISLPVGYLCGFVLGWGLVGVWMAFPFGLTSAGLMLWLRFRYKTRQRMC; this comes from the coding sequence ATGAGGACTTTCTACGAATCATATAAGCGGCATTATAAGGCTTTGTTCCTTTTGGGGCTTCCCATTGTTATCGGACAGGTCGGTGTCATTGTACTTGGATTTGCAGATACGCTTATGATCGGACATCACAGCACCGAGGAGTTGGCGGCTGCGTCTTTTGTAAATAATGTATTTACTCTTTGCATCATTTTCAGCACAGGCTTCAGCTATGGGCTGACTCCTGTCGTGGGTGGCTTTTATGGCAACCGTCGTTTTGCCGAGGCAGGTCAGGCATTGCGCTCCAGTCTGGTAGCCAATGTGTTGGTGGCATTGTTGCTGACCTTCATCATGACGGCTGTATATTTCAATGTTGATCGTCTGGGGCAGCCTGAGGAACTGATGCCTCTGATAAGGCCCTACTTTTTGGTATTACTTGCTTCGTTGGTATTTGTCATGTTGTTCAATGGTTTCAAACAATTTACGGACGGTATTACCGATACCAAAACGGCTATGTGGATATTACTGGGCGGAAATGCACTTAATATTGCCGGCAATTATATCCTTATCAATGGTAAGCTGGGATTTCCTGAACTTGGTTTGCTTGGTGCGGGCATCAGTACACTGTTTTCCCGTATTGTCATGGTTGTGGTGTTTGCGCTGATTGTTCTTCGTGGTCGCCGTTTTATCCGTTACCGTATAGGCTTCTTTCGTTTGGGATGGTCACAGCCGCTTTTCAGGCAGCTTAATGCTTTGGGATGGCCTGTCGGTTTGCAGATGGGGATGGAAACGGCTTCTTTCAGTTTAAGTGCCATCATGGTGGGATGGTTGGGTACTATTGCCTTGGCGTCACATCAGGTTATGCTTACCATTTCGCAGTTCACCTTCATGATGTATTATGGCATGGGGGCGGCGGTAGCTGTCCGTGTGAGTAATTTCAAGGGGCAGGGTGACATGCAGAATGCACGCCGATCGGCATTTGCCGGTTTCCATCTGATGCTTTGTATGGAAATGGTATTGCTTAGCATCGTCTTCTCTTTGCGCGATCAAATGGGAGGCTGGTTTACCGATAGTGCGGAGGTGACTGCGGCGGTGTCGGCATTATTCTTTCCTTTCCTTATTTACCAGTTTGGTGACGGTTTGCAAATTAATTTTGCTAATGCGTTGCGTGGTATCTCTGATGTGAAACCTATGATGGTCATAGCATTCATATCTTATTTTATTATATCTTTGCCCGTAGGATACCTTTGCGGTTTCGTATTAGGCTGGGGATTGGTCGGCGTATGGATGGCGTTCCCGTTTGGTCTGACCAGTGCCGGTCTGATGCTGTGGCTGCGGTTCCGCTATAAAACCAGACAAAGAATGTGTTAG
- a CDS encoding peptidylprolyl isomerase, translated as MKRNFVVLLTILICGLTGCKSGQKKDGNMERETMLKIETSVGDVIVKLYNETPKHRDNFIKLAEEGVYEGTLFHRVIKDFMIQAGDPESKNAPKGKMLGAGDVGYTLPAEFVYPKYFHKKGALSAARQGDNVNPKKESSGCQFYIVTGKVYSDSTLLGMEQQMNQMRLNNAFQALAQKHTKEIYKMRKAGDQDGLMNLQDSLIAQAEAQVAGEPEFRFTPEQVKAYTTVGGTPHLDGEYTVFGEVIEGMEVVDRIQKMKTDRSDRPEEDVVIKKVTVIED; from the coding sequence ATGAAGAGAAATTTCGTAGTATTATTAACTATACTGATTTGTGGCCTGACCGGTTGTAAATCGGGACAAAAGAAAGATGGAAATATGGAAAGAGAAACAATGTTGAAAATTGAAACAAGTGTCGGTGATGTCATCGTGAAACTGTATAATGAAACTCCCAAACATCGTGACAATTTCATTAAGTTGGCAGAAGAAGGAGTATATGAAGGCACATTATTTCACCGCGTGATTAAGGATTTTATGATACAGGCAGGTGATCCCGAATCAAAAAATGCTCCTAAAGGTAAGATGTTGGGGGCCGGTGATGTTGGTTATACTCTCCCGGCGGAATTTGTTTATCCGAAGTATTTTCATAAAAAGGGAGCTTTGTCTGCTGCACGTCAGGGAGATAATGTGAATCCGAAAAAAGAATCATCCGGCTGTCAGTTCTATATCGTAACGGGGAAAGTGTACAGTGATTCCACTTTGCTGGGCATGGAGCAACAGATGAATCAAATGCGTCTGAATAATGCCTTTCAGGCATTGGCTCAGAAGCATACGAAGGAAATTTACAAGATGCGTAAGGCCGGTGACCAAGATGGATTGATGAACCTGCAAGATTCGTTGATTGCGCAGGCTGAGGCTCAGGTTGCCGGAGAGCCGGAATTCCGTTTCACTCCGGAGCAGGTGAAAGCCTACACCACAGTTGGTGGTACTCCTCATCTGGATGGAGAATATACCGTGTTCGGTGAAGTGATAGAGGGAATGGAGGTTGTTGATCGGATTCAGAAGATGAAAACCGACCGTAGTGATCGTCCGGAAGAAGATGTTGTAATAAAGAAGGTGACTGTCATTGAAGATTAA
- a CDS encoding M16 family metallopeptidase gives MKINKKTLDNGLRLVHHQDGSTQMVALNIVYDVGARDEHPDHTGFAHLFEHLMFGGSVNVPDYDAPLQLAGGENNAWTNNDITNYYLTVPKPNVETGFWLESDRMLELAFDEQSLEVQRGVVMEEFKQRCLNQPYGDVGHLLRPLAYKVHPYRWPTIGKELSHIANATLDEVKSFFYRFYAPNNAVLAVTGDISWEETVRLTEKWFAPVPRRNVPLRQLPCEPIQTEEYRLVAERNVPLDALFMAYHMCSRENPDYYAFDILSDILSNGRSSRLNRRLVQELNIFSSLDAYISGTRDAGLLHISGKPAAGVSLEQAEAAVRNELDRLKNSLVEPQELEKVKNKFESTQIFGNINYLNVATNLAWYELTGQAEDIDREVDNYRSVTAEQLHTVAQQTFREENSAVLYYKKQN, from the coding sequence TTGAAGATTAATAAAAAGACGTTGGACAACGGTTTGCGGCTGGTACATCATCAAGACGGCAGCACGCAAATGGTTGCACTGAATATTGTTTATGATGTGGGTGCTCGTGACGAGCATCCCGATCATACGGGTTTTGCCCATTTGTTCGAGCATCTGATGTTCGGTGGTTCTGTAAATGTCCCGGATTATGATGCTCCTTTGCAGTTGGCAGGTGGAGAAAATAATGCATGGACCAACAATGATATCACCAACTATTACCTCACAGTCCCCAAGCCGAATGTGGAAACGGGTTTCTGGTTGGAGTCCGACCGCATGCTGGAACTTGCTTTTGATGAGCAGAGCCTCGAAGTACAGCGTGGAGTGGTGATGGAAGAATTCAAACAGCGTTGTCTGAATCAGCCTTATGGAGATGTGGGGCATCTTTTGCGCCCTTTGGCATATAAAGTGCATCCTTATCGTTGGCCGACTATCGGCAAGGAGCTTTCACATATTGCCAATGCTACGTTGGATGAGGTAAAATCATTCTTTTATCGTTTTTACGCACCGAATAATGCAGTGCTGGCTGTTACCGGAGACATCTCATGGGAGGAAACCGTCAGGCTGACCGAAAAATGGTTTGCACCCGTTCCACGGAGAAACGTTCCTTTGAGGCAATTGCCTTGTGAGCCGATACAGACGGAAGAATACCGCCTGGTTGCAGAGCGCAATGTTCCGCTTGATGCCTTGTTCATGGCTTACCACATGTGTAGCCGTGAGAATCCCGATTATTACGCATTTGATATTCTTTCGGATATTCTCAGCAATGGGCGATCCAGCCGTTTGAACCGCCGTTTGGTGCAGGAACTGAATATTTTTTCCAGTCTGGATGCTTATATTTCGGGTACGCGGGATGCAGGTTTGCTGCATATCAGTGGTAAACCGGCAGCAGGGGTATCATTGGAGCAGGCAGAAGCGGCGGTGCGGAATGAACTGGATAGACTGAAAAACTCTCTTGTAGAGCCGCAGGAGCTGGAGAAGGTTAAGAATAAGTTTGAATCCACACAGATATTCGGAAATATCAATTATCTGAATGTTGCTACAAATCTTGCATGGTATGAATTGACCGGACAAGCCGAGGACATTGACCGTGAAGTGGATAATTACCGTTCTGTGACGGCAGAACAACTTCACACGGTGGCGCAGCAGACTTTCCGTGAGGAAAACAGTGCAGTATTGTATTATAAAAAACAGAATTGA
- a CDS encoding ATP-binding response regulator, which yields MNSVSKVKIAAGYTLLLAVMFSSLFFVHREMENLMLSDDRDIQWTDSLLTLLREKDTNTIRMLRTLSEANDSMVSTSDIEHIIAQQDSAVARQRVQHRIITHRDTVVTRPKKKGFFRRLGEVFAPPKKDTAIQVKTSLEFATDTVIAPYNPADSLHEKLRAVTQQKKAVNTVVQRRKLRLQRLDHVLTARIDSLLKDYETETLSRARQEAEYQQTVRHRSARIIGGIAVGALLLSAFFLIVIGRDVTRSNRYRRELEEARHRAENLLATREKLMLAITHDFKAPLGSIMGYADLLSRLTVDERQRFYLDNMKTSSEHLLKLVVDLLDFHRLDLHKAEVNRVSFYPFRLLEEICVSFEPLTSAKGLTLKYEFAPELNSTFISDPLRLRQIINNLFSNAVKFTDQGCITMAARYENRRLVVSIADTGKGMEPADRERIFQEFTRLPGAQGKEGFGLGLSIVRMLVQLLEGTIEVDSAPGKGSTFTLSVPIYPVRRGDDEEMNGRNEGPDYAAVPHGNSSLKKVLLIDDDRIQLTFTSAMLSQNGIASVSCLQVDELLDALRTETFDVLLSDVQMPAINGFDLLDLLRASNIPQARSIPVVAVTARSDMKREEFTEHGFAGCLHKPFSIRDLFREVGGDYDFAMLTAFAEDDSEAAEAIMESFVSETRLNADRLRKAIEACDMSEIAAVSHKMLPVFTLLKAVELTALLRELEESRDLPFAEPVCRKAQAALSCIEDLLKMAAARHS from the coding sequence ATGAATAGTGTCTCTAAAGTTAAGATTGCCGCAGGATATACTTTGTTGCTTGCGGTTATGTTTTCTTCCCTTTTCTTCGTGCATCGGGAAATGGAAAACCTTATGCTTTCCGATGACAGGGATATACAATGGACGGACAGTCTGCTCACCCTTTTGCGGGAGAAAGACACCAATACTATCCGCATGTTGCGTACGTTGAGCGAGGCGAACGACAGCATGGTCTCTACCAGTGACATTGAGCATATCATAGCTCAGCAGGATTCGGCTGTTGCCCGGCAGCGTGTGCAGCACCGCATTATTACCCATCGTGACACAGTGGTTACGCGTCCTAAAAAGAAAGGCTTCTTCCGTCGTTTGGGTGAGGTCTTCGCACCTCCGAAGAAAGATACGGCTATCCAGGTAAAGACCTCCCTTGAATTTGCCACCGACACGGTTATTGCGCCTTATAATCCGGCGGACTCCCTGCATGAGAAGTTGCGTGCTGTGACTCAGCAAAAGAAGGCGGTGAATACGGTTGTGCAACGGCGTAAGCTTAGGCTGCAACGCCTTGATCATGTGCTGACAGCACGCATAGACAGCCTGCTGAAAGATTATGAAACCGAAACCTTGTCGCGTGCACGGCAAGAGGCGGAATATCAGCAGACAGTACGCCACCGTTCTGCCCGCATTATCGGAGGCATTGCCGTGGGAGCTTTATTACTGTCGGCGTTCTTCCTCATTGTTATAGGGCGGGATGTCACCCGCAGCAACCGATATCGCCGTGAGTTGGAGGAGGCACGCCACCGGGCTGAAAACCTGCTGGCGACACGCGAAAAGCTGATGCTTGCCATTACTCATGACTTTAAAGCTCCGCTTGGCTCTATCATGGGGTATGCCGACCTGCTTTCACGCCTCACGGTGGATGAACGCCAGCGCTTCTATCTGGATAATATGAAGACTTCTTCGGAACATTTATTGAAGCTGGTGGTTGATTTGCTTGATTTTCATCGTCTTGATCTTCATAAGGCGGAGGTAAACCGGGTTTCCTTTTACCCTTTCCGGCTGCTTGAAGAAATATGTGTCAGCTTTGAGCCGTTGACTTCTGCCAAAGGTTTGACATTGAAATATGAGTTTGCTCCTGAGCTGAACTCTACCTTTATATCCGATCCTCTGCGCTTGCGTCAGATTATCAATAACCTGTTTTCAAATGCCGTGAAATTTACGGATCAAGGCTGCATCACGATGGCGGCGCGTTATGAAAACAGAAGGCTTGTTGTGTCCATAGCAGATACCGGCAAAGGTATGGAGCCTGCCGACCGTGAGCGTATTTTCCAAGAGTTTACCCGTTTGCCCGGAGCACAGGGCAAAGAAGGATTTGGCCTTGGATTATCCATTGTCCGTATGCTGGTACAATTGCTTGAGGGAACGATTGAGGTGGACAGTGCTCCCGGCAAGGGGAGCACGTTTACATTAAGTGTCCCTATTTATCCCGTAAGGAGAGGAGATGATGAAGAAATGAATGGGAGGAATGAAGGGCCGGACTATGCCGCAGTGCCGCATGGCAACTCCTCACTGAAAAAAGTGCTTCTTATTGATGATGACCGCATACAGCTCACTTTTACTTCTGCAATGTTGTCCCAAAACGGCATTGCTTCTGTTTCCTGTTTGCAGGTGGATGAGTTGCTGGATGCCTTGCGTACAGAAACCTTTGATGTCCTTTTGTCCGACGTGCAGATGCCGGCTATCAACGGTTTCGATCTGCTGGATCTTCTTCGGGCCTCAAACATACCGCAAGCCCGTTCCATACCTGTGGTGGCAGTCACTGCCCGCAGTGATATGAAACGGGAAGAGTTCACAGAGCATGGTTTTGCCGGTTGTTTGCACAAGCCTTTCAGCATCCGCGATCTTTTTCGTGAGGTGGGTGGAGACTATGACTTTGCTATGCTTACCGCTTTTGCCGAGGACGACTCCGAAGCTGCGGAAGCTATCATGGAAAGTTTCGTTTCCGAGACTCGGCTTAATGCGGACAGGTTACGGAAAGCCATAGAGGCATGTGATATGAGCGAAATAGCTGCTGTTTCCCACAAGATGCTGCCGGTTTTTACGCTTCTCAAGGCGGTAGAGCTTACTGCCCTGCTGCGTGAGTTGGAAGAGTCCCGTGACTTGCCGTTTGCAGAACCTGTTTGCCGGAAGGCACAGGCGGCACTTTCGTGCATTGAAGATTTGTTGAAGATGGCTGCCGCCCGTCATTCTTGA
- a CDS encoding TonB-dependent receptor: protein MTDSITSKYIIFFLLILSSIQPAICQHYSISGRVIDNKSKVPMEFVTVYLPENTLWAITNEKGAFTLHKVPAGKIKMNIQYLGYVTKTLELDIQKNITDLLITLQESNLTINEVVVTAQKRTSSQTTSYTIDRRTLDHAQMLNLSGISTLLPGGKTIGDQNLTSDKRISLQSGSGEFGNASFGTAVTIDGVQLQNNAAMNETKGIDLRNIGSSNIESVEVITGIPSVEYGDMSNGIVKINTRKGKTPFIIELATEPKTKQFAISKGFLLGNKTGTLNTSFERTRSTSNLASPHTAYDRNTLTLNYSNILNRNAQHPLSLNAGLTGNIGGYNSKADPDAFQDTYIQTRDYTFRGNVKLDWLLNKSWITNLSLSASMAYSDKLSKESTNKNSASTQPFIHSTQEGYFIATSYDENPNAEIILGPTGYWYQLAYTDSKPINYAMRLKAAWSRQWNNITNKLMLGTEINSTGNKGRGLYYNDMRYAPTWRQYRYDELPFLNNIATYIEDNITLPVGRLSSLHMTVGLRSDITYIKNSEYQTANSLSPRFNIKYTVWKKADKWVSDLSVYGGIGKSVKLPSFEVLYPSPSYSDKLAFAPGTMSDGTTFYAYYSIPSKAIYNPDLKWQYTRQTELGLEANVKGTRIYISAFHNKTFNPYMRTNEYTPYTYKLTTQEHLNNCEIPSANRYYSIDRQTGVVTVSDRTGTYASQQLAYNERNTFKANARYTNGSPVTRSGINWIVDFAQIQSLRTSFRLDGNYYYYKGIDETLVGYMPSNTTMADGNPYKYVGYYCGSNETSTSSSATASVSNGSLSRQLNMNLTVTTHIPKIRMILSMRVEGSFYNYRQSLSEYSDGSSRGIALENAGNYFSNDPSLYGRDKYVAVYPLYYSTWEEPNIQIPFAEKFAWAKENDTALYNELAKLVVKSNTSYYFNPNRISSYFSANINLTKEIGDFASISFYATNFFNHMGRVKSSQTGLESTLYNSSYIPQFYYGLSVKLKL from the coding sequence ATGACAGATTCCATCACCAGTAAATACATAATATTCTTTCTTCTTATATTAAGTTCCATACAGCCGGCCATTTGCCAACATTATAGCATATCAGGACGAGTCATTGACAACAAAAGCAAAGTTCCCATGGAGTTTGTCACCGTATATCTTCCTGAAAATACACTTTGGGCAATAACTAATGAAAAAGGGGCATTCACTCTACACAAAGTACCCGCCGGAAAAATTAAAATGAACATACAATACTTGGGATACGTAACTAAAACACTGGAATTGGATATACAAAAAAATATTACCGACTTACTAATTACATTGCAGGAAAGCAATCTCACTATTAATGAAGTAGTGGTTACCGCCCAGAAAAGAACGAGCAGCCAAACAACTTCATACACCATAGACCGTAGGACACTGGATCATGCACAAATGCTGAATCTAAGTGGCATCAGCACTTTACTACCGGGAGGAAAAACCATTGGCGACCAAAATCTGACATCGGATAAGCGTATCAGCCTGCAAAGCGGAAGCGGTGAATTCGGAAATGCTTCTTTCGGTACGGCTGTCACAATAGACGGGGTACAGTTACAAAACAATGCCGCCATGAACGAGACAAAAGGTATCGACTTGCGTAACATAGGATCTTCAAACATCGAATCGGTAGAAGTCATAACCGGGATACCGTCGGTGGAATATGGCGACATGTCAAACGGCATTGTGAAAATCAATACCCGGAAAGGAAAAACTCCTTTCATCATCGAACTGGCCACCGAACCCAAGACCAAACAATTTGCCATCAGCAAAGGTTTCTTATTAGGAAACAAAACCGGCACATTGAATACAAGCTTCGAACGCACGAGATCAACCTCCAATCTGGCATCTCCCCACACCGCATACGACCGCAACACTCTGACGCTGAACTACTCCAATATTCTAAACCGAAACGCACAACACCCTCTTTCATTGAATGCCGGACTCACAGGAAACATAGGGGGATATAACTCAAAGGCTGATCCGGATGCCTTTCAGGATACTTATATCCAAACACGTGATTACACTTTTCGTGGAAATGTGAAGTTAGACTGGTTGCTGAACAAATCATGGATTACCAATCTATCCTTGTCGGCATCAATGGCTTACTCGGACAAGTTATCGAAAGAGAGCACCAACAAGAACAGTGCATCTACACAGCCTTTCATCCACAGCACCCAAGAAGGATACTTCATTGCAACAAGCTATGATGAAAATCCCAATGCTGAAATCATCCTCGGCCCCACAGGTTATTGGTATCAATTGGCATATACTGATAGCAAACCCATCAACTATGCCATGAGATTAAAAGCAGCCTGGAGCAGACAATGGAACAATATCACCAACAAGCTTATGTTGGGAACTGAGATAAACAGTACCGGCAACAAAGGTCGTGGTCTTTATTACAACGATATGCGCTATGCTCCCACATGGCGTCAATACCGCTACGATGAGCTACCTTTCCTAAACAACATAGCTACCTACATAGAAGACAATATAACATTGCCTGTCGGACGCCTGTCATCTTTACACATGACTGTGGGGTTACGTTCGGATATCACCTACATCAAAAACTCTGAATACCAAACGGCAAACAGCCTGTCGCCCCGTTTCAACATAAAATATACAGTTTGGAAGAAAGCTGACAAATGGGTCAGTGACCTGAGCGTGTACGGAGGGATAGGGAAATCTGTAAAACTACCTTCTTTTGAGGTATTGTACCCCTCACCTTCTTATTCCGACAAACTTGCTTTCGCTCCGGGAACCATGAGTGACGGAACCACATTCTATGCCTATTACTCCATCCCTTCCAAAGCCATTTATAATCCTGACTTAAAATGGCAATATACCCGCCAGACTGAATTAGGATTGGAAGCCAACGTGAAAGGCACTCGAATTTATATTTCCGCATTCCACAACAAGACGTTCAACCCATATATGCGTACCAACGAATATACACCCTATACCTACAAACTGACCACACAGGAACATCTGAACAATTGTGAGATTCCATCGGCAAACAGGTACTACAGCATTGACCGACAAACGGGCGTGGTAACTGTGAGCGACCGTACCGGAACTTATGCCAGCCAACAATTGGCATACAATGAGCGAAATACTTTCAAAGCCAATGCTCGCTACACCAACGGTTCACCGGTGACACGAAGTGGCATTAACTGGATTGTGGACTTTGCACAGATCCAGTCACTGCGGACTTCCTTCAGACTGGACGGAAACTATTATTATTATAAAGGCATAGACGAGACTCTGGTCGGCTACATGCCTTCCAATACCACTATGGCTGATGGAAATCCTTATAAATATGTGGGATATTACTGTGGTTCCAACGAAACATCCACTTCTTCGTCAGCAACAGCTTCAGTATCCAACGGCAGCTTGTCCCGCCAACTGAACATGAATCTGACCGTCACAACGCACATACCCAAAATACGGATGATTCTCTCCATGAGAGTAGAAGGTTCTTTCTACAACTACCGGCAGAGCTTGAGTGAATATAGTGACGGAAGCAGCCGGGGAATAGCTCTGGAAAATGCCGGCAATTACTTCAGCAATGATCCCAGCCTTTATGGGAGAGACAAATACGTGGCTGTCTATCCATTGTACTACTCCACTTGGGAGGAACCGAACATACAAATCCCCTTTGCCGAAAAATTTGCCTGGGCCAAAGAGAACGACACGGCACTATACAATGAGCTCGCCAAACTGGTAGTAAAGTCAAATACCAGTTACTACTTCAATCCGAACAGGATTTCTTCCTATTTCTCAGCCAACATCAACCTGACGAAAGAAATCGGGGACTTTGCCTCTATATCATTCTATGCAACAAACTTCTTCAATCATATGGGAAGGGTGAAGTCTTCACAAACGGGATTGGAATCAACGCTCTACAATAGCTCATATATCCCCCAGTTCTACTATGGTCTGTCTGTAAAACTGAAATTATAA
- a CDS encoding sigma-54-dependent transcriptional regulator yields MRSILIVEDDITYGMMLKTWLGKKGFQVTSASSIARAQKHIETERVELILSDLRLPDKDGIDLLKWLSERNLQIPLIIMTGYADIQSAVQTMKLGARDYIAKPVNPDELLKKIHEALNTPSDTSKQTMHPEEVENTAPKDVTGTSAPSEYLEGESDAAKQLYNYVKLVSPTNMSVLINGASGTGKEYVAHRIHQLSKRSSQPFIAIDCGSIPKELAASEFFGHVKGAFTGALTDKTGAFVAANGGTIFLDEVGNLSYEVQIQLLRALQERKIRPVGSTKEIQVDVRLVTATNENLEQAIEKGTFREDLYHRINEFTLRMPQLKDRREDILLFANFFLDQANREMDKHLTGFDDKASRALMEYHWPGNLRQMKNIVRRATLLAQGRFITPDELSDLQESPPSFTGIPLRNEETEKQHIIEALRQTGNNKSRAALLLGIDRKTLYNKLKLYEIDS; encoded by the coding sequence ATGAGATCTATATTAATCGTAGAAGACGATATTACTTACGGTATGATGCTTAAAACGTGGCTTGGTAAAAAAGGCTTTCAGGTAACATCCGCCAGCAGCATTGCCCGCGCTCAAAAACATATTGAGACAGAGCGTGTAGAGTTAATATTATCCGATTTGCGTCTGCCCGACAAGGATGGTATTGACCTCCTGAAATGGTTGAGTGAACGCAACTTGCAAATACCACTTATCATCATGACAGGATATGCGGATATACAATCTGCCGTGCAAACCATGAAGCTTGGCGCTCGTGATTATATAGCCAAGCCTGTGAATCCGGATGAACTATTGAAGAAAATACATGAAGCCCTGAACACCCCATCTGATACTTCAAAGCAAACCATGCACCCGGAAGAAGTGGAGAATACTGCCCCAAAGGATGTGACGGGTACTTCTGCACCTTCGGAGTATTTGGAAGGTGAGAGTGATGCTGCCAAGCAACTCTACAATTATGTGAAGCTGGTTTCCCCTACCAATATGTCCGTGCTCATCAACGGGGCCAGCGGAACAGGAAAAGAATATGTGGCCCATCGCATTCACCAACTCAGTAAACGCTCAAGCCAGCCATTTATTGCCATTGACTGCGGCTCCATTCCTAAAGAATTAGCGGCTTCGGAATTCTTTGGTCACGTGAAAGGAGCGTTTACCGGTGCATTGACTGACAAAACCGGTGCTTTTGTTGCCGCCAATGGCGGAACCATCTTTCTTGACGAAGTGGGGAATTTGAGTTATGAAGTACAAATTCAGTTGCTCCGCGCCTTACAGGAACGCAAGATACGTCCCGTAGGATCGACCAAAGAGATACAGGTAGATGTACGTCTGGTTACAGCTACCAATGAGAATCTGGAACAAGCCATTGAAAAAGGTACATTCCGTGAAGACCTTTATCACCGCATCAACGAGTTTACCCTACGCATGCCTCAATTGAAGGATCGCCGCGAAGATATTCTGCTCTTTGCCAACTTCTTCCTTGACCAGGCGAATCGCGAAATGGACAAACACCTGACCGGTTTTGACGACAAGGCCTCCAGAGCTTTGATGGAGTACCATTGGCCCGGTAATCTGCGCCAGATGAAGAACATTGTGCGTCGTGCCACTTTGTTGGCACAAGGCAGGTTCATCACTCCGGATGAGCTGAGTGACTTGCAGGAATCCCCCCCCTCTTTTACAGGGATTCCCCTTCGCAACGAGGAAACAGAAAAACAACATATCATTGAAGCCCTTCGTCAGACAGGCAATAACAAAAGCCGTGCTGCACTACTATTGGGAATTGATCGGAAAACCTTGTACAACAAATTGAAGTTATACGAAATAGATAGTTAA